In Nicotiana tabacum cultivar K326 chromosome 2, ASM71507v2, whole genome shotgun sequence, the following proteins share a genomic window:
- the LOC107814928 gene encoding benzyl alcohol O-benzoyltransferase (The RefSeq protein has 2 substitutions compared to this genomic sequence) has product MDSKQSSELVFTVRRQKPELIAPAKPTPREIKFLSDIDDQEGLRFQIPVIQFYHKDSSMGRKDPVKVIKKAIAETLVFYYPFAGRLREGNGRKLMVDCTGEGIMFVEADADVTLEQFGDELQPPFPCLEELLYDVPDSAGVLNCPLLLIQVTRLRCGGFIFALRLNHTMSDAPGLVQFMTAVGEMARGASAPSILPVWCRELLNARNPPQVTCTHHEYDEVRDTKGTIIPLDDMVHKSFFFGPSEVSALRRFVPHHLRKCSTFELLTAVLWRCRTMSLKPDPEEEVRALCIVNARSRFNPPLPTGYYGNAFAFPVAVTTAAKLSKNPLGYALELVKKTKSDVTEEYMKSVADLMVLKGRPHFTVVRTFLVSDVTRGGFGEVDFGWGKAVYGGPAKGGVGAIPGVASFYIPFKNKKGENGIVVPICLPGFAMETFVKELDGMLKVDAPLDNSNYAIIRPAL; this is encoded by the exons TCGATTTCAAATTCCCGTTATTCAATTTTACCATAAGGATTCTTCTATGGGAAGGAAAGATCCTGTAAAGGTTATTAAAAAGGCTATAGCTGAAACACTTGTGTTTTACTATCCATTTGCTGGCCGTCTCCGGGAAGGAAATGGCCGGAAACTGATGGTGGATTGTACCGGCGAGGGGATTATGTTTGTCGAAGCGGATGCTGATGTTACACTTGAGCAATTTGGAGATGAACTTCAGCCTCCATTTCCATGCTTAGAAGAACTTCTTTATGATGTTCCTGACTCTGCTGGAGTTCTTAATTGCCCTTTGCTTCTTATTCAG GTAACTCGTCTAAGATGTGGTGGTTTTATCTTCGCGCTAAGATTAAACCACACAATGAGTGATGCACCAGGTCTTGTCCAATTTATGACCGCAGTGGGTGAAATGGCACGCGGTGCATCTGCTCCATCTATACTTCCAGTCTGGTGTCGAGAATTGCTAAATGCCAGAAATCCGCCCCAAGTGACATGTACACATCACGAATACGATGAAGTACGCGATACAAAGGGTACAATTATCCCCTTAGACGACATGGTTCACAAATCTTTCTTTTTTGGCCCTTCTGAAGTCTCAGCACTTCGTCGATTTGTCCCTCATCACTTGCGTAAGTGTTCCACTTTTGAACTGCTCACAGCAGTCCTTTGGCGTTGTCGAACAATGTCCCTAAAACCTGATCCAGAAGAGGAAGTTCGCGCTCTTTGCATTGTCAATGCACGTTCGAGGTTCAATCCTCCTTTGCCTACTGGCTACTACGGCAACGCCTTTGCATTCCCTGTAGCAGTCACAACTGCGGCTAAACTGAGCAAAAATCCACTAGGATATGCACTCGAGTTAGTGAAGAAAACAAAGTCGGATGTGACAGAAGAATATATGAAATCTGTGGCAGATTTAATGGTGTTAAAAGGTAGACCCCATTTTACAGTGGTGAGGACTTTTCTTGTATCAGATGTGACTAGAGGTGGATTTGGAGAAGTGGATTTTGGATGGGGAAAAGCAGTTTATGGTGGACCAGCTAAAGGAGGAGTAGGTGCAATTCCTGGTGTGGCTAGTTTTTATATACCATTTAAAAACAAGAAAGGTGAGAATGGAATTGTGGTTCCAATTTGTTTGCCTGGTTTTGCAATGGAAACATTCGTCAAAGAACTTGATGGTATGTTGAAAGTTGATGCTCCATTAGTCAACTCAAACTATGCCATTATCAGACCTGCCCTTTGA